Within Candidatus Cloacimonadota bacterium, the genomic segment TTGCTCCAAATGGAAGTCTATAAAGGGGCTTTCCATAACCTCCTCTATTAACAATAGTTCCATCAATAGGATCATCGGGGTCCAAAAATTCATTCCCTGTAATATATCCCTCGATTTCAAAAAACTTATCTTCATCACAAGAATTATTTTTTACCCATTTAGTTTGGGGGGATTCAATCCTAGGGTCTTCATCAGGATAGTATAATTTGCGAAGGGTAATTTGATTAGCCCCTAGATCATAACACTTTTTATAAAGCTGAAATGGCTTTATTTTATTATAGACATTGGTCATATTAAGGGAAAGGCGAAGATTAAATCCCTGTTTTTTAATAAATTGTGTTAATTCTATTAATGATTTTCTAAGGACTTCTGGTGTTCCGTTAATATCCCAATTATTATCAGAATCAAAAATATCTGAAACGGATAGAGAAACAGTATTAACCCCCAATCTTTTTAATAATGAAATATTTGGATAATATTTAGCTAGCCTCCCGTCATCATTCTCGAGGATAACGGATTCTTCTTGATTCGTTAACATAACTCCCGAAGTTTGGAGTTCCACATTTGGAAATGGGTGATGTTCCTTTTCCAAAACTAGAGCTAGCTTGGATAGAAAAGATGTATTCTGGAGAGCTTCTCCAGTTCCAGTAAGAATTAAGGTATTAACACCA encodes:
- a CDS encoding radical SAM protein, with product MNIQSISIVVPTKGCVNSCKFCVSSMHESPYEDHFDEISYRKRIKYAAMNGVNTLILTGTGEALQNTSFLSKLALVLEKEHHPFPNVELQTSGVMLTNQEESVILENDDGRLAKYYPNISLLKRLGVNTVSLSVSDIFDSDNNWDINGTPEVLRKSLIELTQFIKKQGFNLRLSLNMTNVYNKIKPFQLYKKCYDLGANQITLRKLYYPDEDPRIESPQTKWVKNNSCDEDKFFEIEGYITGNEFLDPDDPIDGTIVNRGGYGKPLYRLPFGAMVYSYEGMSIAIDDNCMSKNNTEDLKYVILRENGKLYCQWDDEGSLIF